Genomic DNA from Streptomyces sp. NBC_01571:
TGGTGGTTCTGGCGGGCGGCGTGTCCGCACGGCTTCGTGCTCGCGACGCGTACCCCGGGTTTCCTGTCCAGGACTCGCACCCAGGGCTCGTACCCCGGACGTTCGTCCCCGGGGCGTCCGCCCCGGATGTTCCTGCCCGTCCCTGGTCAACGTCCCGCAGACACAGGGCGTTCCCCATGCCGAACGGTGTTCCCGGGAGGGTCCTCCCCAGACGCTACCTTCCGGCCACGCCCCCGTCCCGTGGGGGCTGCCCGGTGTGCCGGTATCGTTGCTGACGGTCGGCCGGTTCGTAGACTTCCCCGTATCCCGGGGCGCGAAGCATTCGTACGACCGTACAAACGCTCCCCCGAGAAAGGGCCCCGTCGTGGCCAAGGCCAAGCGCCTCGTCGTGCTGGTCTCCGGATCAGGCACGAATCTGCAGGCACTGCTCGACGCCGTCGCGGAGGCCGGCCCCGAGGGCTACGGGGCCCGGATCGTGGCCGTCGGCGCCGACCGTGACGGCATCGAGGGGCTCGCGCGCGGTGAGCGGGCGGGGCTGTCCACCTTCGTCCGGCGCGTGAAGGACTACGGCACCCGGGACGAGTGGGACGCGGCGCTCACCGAGGCGGTCGCCGCCCATGAGCCCGACCTCGTGATCTCCGCCGGGTTCATGAAGATCGTGGGGAAGCAATTCCTCGCCAGGTTCGGCGGGCGGTTCGTCAACACGCACCCCGCCCTGCTGCCGAGTTTCCCGGGGGCCCACGGCGTGCGCGACGCGCTCGCGTACGGCGCGAAGGTCACCGGATGCACCGTCCACTTCGTCGACGACGGCGTCGACACCGGACCGATCATCGCTCAGGGCGTGGTCGAGGTCCGGGACGAGGACGACGAGAGCGCTCTGCACGAGCGCATCAAGGAAGTCGAGCGAGAACTGCTCGTCGATGTCGTGGGGCGGCTCGCCCGCAACGGCTATCGCATTGAGGGACGAAAGGTAGTTATCCAGTGACCGCCGACAGCACAGTCACGGCCGAGGGCACTGCGGGCACCAGGCGGGCCATCCGGCGCGCGCTCGTCAGTGTCTACGACAAGACCGGGCTCGAAGAGCTCGCGCGCGGGCTGCACGAGGCCGGTGTCGAGCTGGTGTCCACCGGCTCCACCGCCGCCCGCATCGCCGCGTCCGGCGTCCCCGTCACCAAGGTCGAGGAACTCACCGGCTTCCCCGAGTGCCTCGACGGCCGCGTCAAGACCCTGCACCCCCGGGTACACGCGGGCATCCTCGCCGACCTGCGCCTCGACAGCCACCGCGAGCAGCTCGCCGAGCTCGGCGTCGAGCCGTTCGACCTCGTCGTGGTGAACCTCTACCCCTTCCGTGAGACGGTCGCCTCCGGCGCGACGCCCGACGAGTGTGTCGAGCAGATCGACATCGGCGGTCCCTCGATGGTGCGGGCGGCCGCCAAGAACCATCCGTCCGTCGCCGTCGTCACCAGCCCGGACCGGTACGCCGCCGTCCTGGCCGCCGTCGGGATGGGGGGCTTCGACCTCACCGCCCGCAAGCGGCTCGCGGCGGAGGCCTTCCAGCACACCGCCTCGTACGACGTCGCCGTCGCCTCCTGGTTCGCGGACGACTACGCCGCGGCCGACACCAGCGGCTTCCCCGACTTCCTCGGGCACACCTACGAGCGGAAGAACACCCTTCGGTACGGGGAGAACCCGCACCAGGGTGCCGCGCTGTACGTCGACGGCACGGGCGGCCTCGCCGAGGCCGAGCAGCTGCACGGCAAGGAGATGTCGTACAACAACTACACGGACACGGACGCCGCGCGCCGTGCCGCGTACGACCACGAGGACCCCTGCGTCGCGATCATCAAGCACGCAAACCCGTGCGGCATCGCGGTCGCCTCGAACGTCGCCGAGGCGCACCGCAAGGCGCACGCCTGTGACCCGCTGTCCGCGTTCGGCGGCGTGATCGCGGTCAACCGGCCGGTGACCAAGGAGATGGCGGAGCAGGTCGCGGACATCTTCACCGAGGTCATCGTGGCGCCGGAGTACGAGGACGGCGCGCTCGAAGCCCTCACCAAGAAGAAGAACATCCGGGTCCTGCGCGCCCACCGGGCGCCCGCCAACCCGGTCGAGATCAAGCAGATCGACGGCGGCGCGCTGCTCCAGGTCACCGACCGGCTCCAGGCCGACGGCGACAACCCGGCGAGCTGGACCCTGGCCACCGGTGACGCGCTCGGCCATGGCGAGCTGGACGAACTGGCCTTCGCCTGGCGGGCCTGCCGCGCGGTGAAGTCCAACGCCATCCTGCTCGCCAAGGACGGCGCGTCGGTCGGCGTCGGCATGGGTCAGGTCAACCGCGTCGACTCCGCGAAGCTGGCGGTCGAGCGGGCGGGCGCCGAGCGTGCCCGCGGTGCGTACGCCGCCTCGGACGCGTTCTTCCCCTTCCCCGACGGCCTGGAGATCCTTGCCGAGGCGGGTGTCAGGGCCGTGGTGCAGCCGGGCGGTTCTGTCCGTGACGAGCTGGTGGTGGAGGCCGCGAAGAAGGCCGGCATCACGATGTACTTCACCGGGACGCGTCACTTCTTCCACTGAGCGCGGGCTGCTGCTCACTGGCTGCTGCTCACTGACCATTGATCGCTGATCGTGCAGGCCCGGCGGCGGTTTCCGGCTCCCTTCCGGGAGGGCTGGAAACCGCCGTCTGCGCGTCGGCGGACCGGTGTCGGTGGCAGCGAACAGCAAACAGTGGGCAGCAGGCGGTGCGCGGTGCGCGGTGGGCAGTGGGCGGAGCTCAGTACTTCGGCCGGTTGAACCAGGCCTCGCCGTCGGCCTTGCCGACGAACACCGCGATGAGGATCGCGAGCACGGTGTGCGCCAGTCCGATGACGATGAACGGGTAGATGCCGAGGATCGCGGTCAGGATGCCGAACACCATCGTGGTGATGCGCACGCCGTTGCCGCCGTTGGCGCACTTCACCCCGAGCCAGATCGCGAGGACACCCCAGGCCAGCACCGCGACCGTCACACCCCACAGGGCGCCGGCCGAGTAGTCGGCGAGCTGCTGGAACCGGACGTCGTCCTTGAGCTCCGCGTTGTTCTTCGCGGCCGAGACGGCCACCGCGGAGAACGCGATCAGAATGGCGCCGAGTATCTGGAGACCGCCGATGACGAACAGCATCACGCGTGCGGACTTCACCCCGCCGGGCATCACCATCGGGCCGCCGGGGTAGCCGCCGTACGGCGACTGCTGGACCGGCGGGGCCTGCGGGTAGCCGTATCCGGGCTGCTGCGGGACGTCCTGGGGGTAGCCGTAGCCGGGCTGGCCCTGGGGCGGGTAACCCGACGGCTGGCCCTGCGGGGGACCGTAGGGGTTGTTCGGGTCGCCGAAACTCATGGCGGGGATTCCTCCGTTGCCTGGTGCAGGGACGAGGCGCGGCACGGTGCGGAGGAGAGTTTCTGCAGAGCGGTCCGTCCCCCCGGTACTGCCCGCGGCACTGTGTCGTTCATCGTTCTCAATGCCTTCCTTATTTGTCCAGAGTGCTTCCGGGTGCGTTGTGCATGTGTTGTGCAAGTGCAACATCGCTGATCACGGC
This window encodes:
- the purH gene encoding bifunctional phosphoribosylaminoimidazolecarboxamide formyltransferase/IMP cyclohydrolase, whose product is MTADSTVTAEGTAGTRRAIRRALVSVYDKTGLEELARGLHEAGVELVSTGSTAARIAASGVPVTKVEELTGFPECLDGRVKTLHPRVHAGILADLRLDSHREQLAELGVEPFDLVVVNLYPFRETVASGATPDECVEQIDIGGPSMVRAAAKNHPSVAVVTSPDRYAAVLAAVGMGGFDLTARKRLAAEAFQHTASYDVAVASWFADDYAAADTSGFPDFLGHTYERKNTLRYGENPHQGAALYVDGTGGLAEAEQLHGKEMSYNNYTDTDAARRAAYDHEDPCVAIIKHANPCGIAVASNVAEAHRKAHACDPLSAFGGVIAVNRPVTKEMAEQVADIFTEVIVAPEYEDGALEALTKKKNIRVLRAHRAPANPVEIKQIDGGALLQVTDRLQADGDNPASWTLATGDALGHGELDELAFAWRACRAVKSNAILLAKDGASVGVGMGQVNRVDSAKLAVERAGAERARGAYAASDAFFPFPDGLEILAEAGVRAVVQPGGSVRDELVVEAAKKAGITMYFTGTRHFFH
- a CDS encoding proline-rich domain-containing protein → MSFGDPNNPYGPPQGQPSGYPPQGQPGYGYPQDVPQQPGYGYPQAPPVQQSPYGGYPGGPMVMPGGVKSARVMLFVIGGLQILGAILIAFSAVAVSAAKNNAELKDDVRFQQLADYSAGALWGVTVAVLAWGVLAIWLGVKCANGGNGVRITTMVFGILTAILGIYPFIVIGLAHTVLAILIAVFVGKADGEAWFNRPKY
- the purN gene encoding phosphoribosylglycinamide formyltransferase, translated to MAKAKRLVVLVSGSGTNLQALLDAVAEAGPEGYGARIVAVGADRDGIEGLARGERAGLSTFVRRVKDYGTRDEWDAALTEAVAAHEPDLVISAGFMKIVGKQFLARFGGRFVNTHPALLPSFPGAHGVRDALAYGAKVTGCTVHFVDDGVDTGPIIAQGVVEVRDEDDESALHERIKEVERELLVDVVGRLARNGYRIEGRKVVIQ